The following proteins are encoded in a genomic region of Glycine max cultivar Williams 82 chromosome 18, Glycine_max_v4.0, whole genome shotgun sequence:
- the LOC100815694 gene encoding putative glutamate transporter Rhg1-GmAAT: MSPAAGVSVPLLGDSKGTPPPASVPGAVFNVATSIVGAGIMSIPAIMKVLGVVPAFAMILVVAVLAELSVDFLMRFTHSGETTTYAGVMREAFGSGGALAAQVCVIITNVGGLILYLIIIGDVLSGKQNGGEVHLGILQQWFGIHWWNSREFALLFTLVFVMLPLVLYKRVESLKYSSAVSTLLAVAFVGICCGLAITALVQGKTQTPRLFPRLDYQTSFFDLFTAVPVVVTAFTFHFNVHPIGFELAKASQMTTAVRLALLLCAVIYLAIGLFGYMLFGDSTQSDILINFDQNAGSAVGSLLNSLVRVSYALHIMLVFPLLNFSLRTNIDEVLFPKKPMLATDNKRFMILTLVLLVFSYLAAIAIPDIWYFFQFLGSSSAVCLAFIFPGSIVLRDVKGISTRRDKIIALIMIILAVVTSVLAISTNIYNAFSSKS; the protein is encoded by the exons ATGTCTCCGGCCGCCGGAGTCAGCGTCCCCCTCCTGGGGGATTCCAAAGGAACGCCGCCGCCGGCTTCCGTCCCCGGCGCGGTGTTCAACGTGGCCACCAGCATAGTCGGCGCCGGAATCATGTCGATTCCGGCGATCATGAAGGTTCTCGGCGTAGTTCCCGCTTTCGCGATGATTCTCGTGGTGGCCGTGCTGGCGGAACTGTCCGTGGACTTCCTGATGCGGTTCACGCACTCCGGCGAAACGACGACGTACGCTGGCGTCATGAGGGAGGCGTTCGGATCGGGTGGAGCATTAGCCGCGCAAGTTTGCGTCATCATCACCAACGTTGGGGGTTTAATTCTCTACCTTATCATCATCG GAGATGTGCTATCTGGAAAGCAAAATGGAGGGGAAGTGCATTTGGGCATTTTGCAACAGTGGTTTGGAATTCACTGGTGGAATTCCCGggaatttgctttgcttttcaCCTTGGTCTTTGTTATGCTTCCATTGGTATTGTACAAACGTGTAG AGTCCTTGAAGTACAGCTCTGCAGTGTCAACTCTTCTTGCAGTGGCATTTGTTGGCATATGTTGTGGGTTGGCTATCACAGCTCTGGTGCAAGGAAAAACACAAACTCCTAGATTGTTTCCTCGGCTAGACTACCAAACCTCATTCTTTGATCTGTTCACTGCAGTTCCTGTTGTTGTCACAGCCTTCACATTTCACTTTAATG TGCACCCCATTGGGTTTGAGCTTGCCAAGGCATCCCAAATGACAACAGCAGTTCGATTAGCATTATTGCTTTGTGCTGTGATCTACCTTGCAATAGGCTTATTTGGGTACATGTTATTTGGGGATTCAACCCAGTCAGACATTCTCATCAATTTTGACCAGAATGCTGGTTCAGCAGTTGGTTCCTTGCTCAATAGTTTGGTCCGTGTAAGCTATGCCCTCCACATCATGCTGGTGTTTCCTctcttgaacttctctttgagaACCAACATAGATGAAGTTCTCTTCCCTAAGAAGCCTATGCTAGCCACAGACAACAAAAGATTTATGATCCTCACTCTGGTGCTGCTTGTATTCTCCTACCTTGCAGCTATAGCAATCCCAGATATTTGGTACTTCTTTCAGTTCCTGGGATCCTCATCCGCAGTGTGCCTTGCCTTCATTTTCCCCGGCTCTATTGTTTTAAG GGATGTTAAAGGTATATCAACGAGAAGAGACAAAATTATTGCACTGATAATGATTATACTAGCTGTGGTTACAAGTGTGCTTGCCATTTCCACCAACATATATAATGCTTTTAGTAGCAAGTCATAA